From the Glandiceps talaboti chromosome 12, keGlaTala1.1, whole genome shotgun sequence genome, one window contains:
- the LOC144443729 gene encoding angiogenic factor with G patch and FHA domains 1-like, translated as MELPEALSELEDLKKRVVSLEGELKQAVAEKTKLEKKLSKEERSREIAESYNESLRKDVNTLRKQLHEFKSRKFTDTSTQTEVIQESSEDQTGKNMSNVEKQNDLTNLQDEGLSIADTLKATAEAALTQSGFVYDETSGLYYDYSTGYYYDSKNQLYYDQNTGIYYYYNQRTRTYEFHSQVEIPKQTIPEVKDALGDTNARERRKKRRKAAGKQNTKSSTVKYDSSEDEEVIEITDNEPKHKKRESYQKKVKQKDIEVIEIDVSDDSCHGNNEEDCHDNKADSPVGLKSDSEMEEGEISDSSKEESLEVMETESFTEDEEEEDEIVKEHWPACVRLIATESESLKLGTLFIITYMGGTIGREDSHSVCIPDIGVSKKHAEIGYNQDKQQYWIKDCGSQNGTVVNDNPLTVEAREESECSPLSHGDTVRIGTTVLRVHIHPGDETCNDCEPGIVQAALAKQETQTVTILTKEEREKLRKKQLKQIKKKYMLANADYEDNTDAINNPNYSDRAQHRRKTVGSDNPHQKDDLPASVDRAIDKSNVGHKMLKKMGWKDGQLLGKHEQGLDKPIQVVVRDKKAGLGAGVCRSMDEVQYSKRNNQNWDKARNRFQQMQNPKDQPRNTGKAQLQWVKGDTESLDVPKTSSEIADSEQTDTKTATKITKDEQIFDI; from the exons ATGGAGCTACCAGAAGCACTCTCAGAACTTGAAGATTTGAAGAAAAGGGTAGTCTCATTGGAAGGTGAGCTGAAACAAGCAGTGGCAGAGAAAACCAAACTTGAGAAAAAGTTGAGCAAAGAAGAAAGAAGTCGGGAGATAGCTGAAAGTTATAATGAAAGTCTTAGAAAAGATGTGAACACATTAAGAAAACAACTGCATGAATTCAAAAGTCGGAAATTCACAGACACATCCACTCAGACTGAGGTTATACAGGAGAGTTCAGAAGATCAAACTggaaaaaatatgtcaaatgtagaaaaacaaaatgatttgaCAAACCTTCAA GATGAAGGCCTATCTATAGCTGACACATTAAAAGCAACAGCTGAGGCAGCTCTTACACAGTCAGGATTTGTTTATGACGAGACAAGTGGTCTGTATTATGATTACAGTACTGGATATTATTATGATTCT AAAAATCAACTTTACTATGACCAAAATACaggtatatattattattacaaccaAAGAACGAGAACCTATGAGTTTCATTCCCAAGTTGAGATCCCAAAACAAACTATCCCAGAGGTGAAAGATGCACTGGGAGACACAAATGCTAGGGAACGACGGAAAAAGAGACGGAAAGCTGCAGGGAAACAGAACACAAAATCATCTACCGTGAAATATGATAGCTCAGAAGATGAAGAAGTTATAGAG atTACAGATAATGAGCCTAAGCATAAGAAAAGAGAATCTTACCAAAAGAAAGTCAAGCAAAAGGACATTGAGGTTATTGAAATAGATGTTAGTGATgatagttgccatggtaacaatgaGGAggattgtcatgacaacaaagcTGACAGTCCTGTTGGTCTTAAAAGTGACTCTGAGATGGAAGAGGGAGAGATTTCTGACAGTTCAAAAGAGGAGTCACTAGAAGTGATGGAAACTGAAAGCTTCACAGAGGATGAAGAAGAAGAGGATGAAA TTGTCAAAGAACATTGGCCAGCCTGTGTGAGATTAATTGCAACTGAGTCAGAGTCTTTGAAGCTTGGTACTttgtttattattacatatatgggTGGAACCATTGGCAG GGAGGATAGCCATAGTGTATGTATACCAGATATTGGAGTTAGTAAGAAACATGCAGAGATTGGTTACAACCAAGATAAACAACAGTACTGGATTAAAGACTGTGGTAGTCAGAATGGGACTGTTGTCAATGACAACCCCTTGACAGTAGAG GCAAGGGAAGAAAGTGAATGTAGCCCACTGTCTCATGGTGACACTGTCAGGATTGGTACCACAGTACTTAGAGTTCACATACATCCTGGTGATGAAACTTGTAATGACTGTGAACCGGGCATTGTACAGGCGGCTCTAGCTAAACAAGAAACACAAACAG TGACCATTCTCACCAAGGAAGAGAGAGAAAAGCTACGGAAGAAACAATTAAAACAGATCAAGAAAAAATACATGCTAGCAAATGCAGACTACGAAGACAACACTGATGCAATAAATAATCCTAACTATTCTGACAGAGCACAACACAGAAGAAAAACAGTTGGCAGTGATAACCCTCACCAGAAAGATGACTTGCCTGCTTCTGTAGATAG GGCTATTGACAAGAGTAATGTTGGTCATAAAATGTTAAAGAAGATGGGCTGGAAAGATGGTCAATTACTTGGCAAGCATGAACAAGGATTGGATAAACCT ATTCAAGTTGTTGTCAGAGATAAAAAGGCAGGATTAGGTGCTGGAGTATGCAGGTCTATGGATGAAGTACAATACAGTAAAAGGAACAACCAAAACTGGGATAAAGCCAGAAATAGATTCCAACAAATGCAAAACCCTAAGGATCAACCAAGGAACACAGGAAAAGCTCAACTGCAGTGGGTTAAAGGTGACACAGAAAGTCTAGATGTACCTAAAACCTCAAGTGAAATAGCCGACAGTGAACAAACTGATACCAAGACTGCCACTAAAATAACCAAAGATgaacaaatatttgatatttga
- the LOC144443808 gene encoding uncharacterized protein LOC144443808: MTRWARGGPKKRPHEATSWNELKTEGHKKSRTSNPEELEEGQKKTTIDVPKKKKLKIKRKPKSIEQAEGHVSIIDKIAAADAVKVVRKKDKLKKKDKGKKRKLVVVSEKQGGIADSLHHVRLKDKNLKGEKTKKKLSELSPSEIALKKERRREERRLKRIKQRENKKVCFQCRQPGHGVADCPSIADDVEQGVGICFRCGSTEHTSHQCTVKVKSKKGDFPFAKCFICHGRGHLSKQCPNNPRGLYPLGGGCKVCGSVEHFVRDCPEAVNTKESEPTLEAATIQKKQLQSADAEPTLAKPQSHKQTVIKKTPKIVKF; the protein is encoded by the exons ATGACAAGGTGGGCTAGAGGAGGACCCAAGAAAAGACCTCATGAAGCTACTTCATGGAATGAGTTAAAAACAGAAGGACACAAAAAATCAAGGACATCAAATCCTGAAGAACTTGAAGAAGGTCAGAAAAAGACAACTATAGATGTGCCCAAGAAAAAGAAACTCAAAATCAAGCGTAAACCCAAATCTATAGAACAAGCTGAAGGCCATGTATCAATCATTGACAAAATTGCTGCAGCTGATGCCGTGAAAGTTGTTAGAAAAAAGgacaaattaaagaaaaaagacAAAGGCAAGAAAAGGAAGTTAGTAGTTGTGTCTGAAAAACAGGGTGGAATAGCAGACTCATTGCATCATGTTAGACTGAAGGATAAGAATTTGAAAGGTGAAAAGACAAAGAAAAAATTATCAGAACTAAGTCCTTCAGAAATAGCTCTGAAGAAAGAGAGAAGAAGAGAAGAAAGAAGATTGAAAAGGATCaaacaaagagaaaataaaaag GTGTGCTTCCAATGCAGACAACCAGGACATGGTGTTGCTGACTGCCCTAGTATAGCAGATGATGTAGAACAAGGTGTTGGTATCTGTTTCAGGTGTGGTTCAACTGAACATACTTCACATCAATGTACAGTAAAAGTCAAATCAAAGAAAG gTGATTTCCCATTTGCCAAATGTTTCATATGTCATGGTAGAGGACATTTATCAAAACAGTGTCCAAATAATCCCAGGGGTCTGTATCCTCTAGGGGGAGGGTGTAAAGTGTGTGGATCAGTGGAACACTTTGTCAGAGATTGTCCAGAGGCAGTGAATACTAAAG AGTCAGAGCCCACACTTGAAGCAGCTACTATTCAGAAGAAACAACTACAGAGCGCTGATGCTGAGCCAACACTGGCAAAACCTCAGAGTCACAAGCAAACTGTCATCAAAAAAACTCCAAAGATAGTAAAATTTTAA